In Monodelphis domestica isolate mMonDom1 chromosome 1, mMonDom1.pri, whole genome shotgun sequence, the sequence GGTAGTTAGGTTCATAGAGAGCTCCTCAAAAgcatttaaatgaatattttgtaGTAAGAACATTGAGAAAATAATACAGTATAGCAACAGTAATTAAAAGACTAAAAACTATACTAATATATTTATTGCATAACAAATTTTCCTCGGAATGCTTCTGAATAAGGAATAATATTTAAAGGAGAATGTAGAAGTAGAATGTTTGTAGAcattctgagatttttttccagGGAATTCCCATTAGCTTTAGGTATCTATGGCACTGGTTTATCCTTCTATTTAATTTCATGTCAAAATAGAGTAACTTTTCTTCTCCTTGTTATAAGTGACCCATCTATATTACTCATAAACTTATTAGTTATAATTTTTGGCTCACAAATATGAGTGGACAAGTGAGAGGGGGAGAagatgagaggaagaaagaaaagagatagagggacaaagacaggcagagaaagagagattgaaggAGAGCCAGGTAGATATACAGAGATGGATTTTATGAGACAAGTGAGTTGAGTTCAGCACAAGAtgaaaaaggggggaagggagtatattTTTGTATGAGAAAAACAATGTCTCCTTTGAAATTAATTGTTGTGTCATAGTAAAGTGAGAAAAATTGGAAAGCCTCATGTGTGTATGATCTTTTCATGTAGttaggaaggaaataataaaaaaagtaaagggCCAAATAGTTCCCCACATGGATGATTAAGTAATGCTGTTGGATTATGACAGTTTGAAGAGTTAGGAGCAATACTAGAATATTAGTGTCAGTTGGAAGCAGAAAAGGAAGCATGCCAAGAGGTTTCTAAGAATTTCTATAGCCCCTTAGAAATTACAAAAGCTAAGGAGTGAGACTGAATAAttaggttaaaatttttttaaagtgtatttaGAAGTAAGTTCTATTAGTATACTTGAATTTCTGACTATAGTTAGACCTTACGCATCTTGAACGTTAAGGGCATGGTGTCCTGAGACCTGGAAAATCCACATATGATTTTTTGGTCCTCTCTTTGTGCCAGAGAagaactctgatttttttttcttttctgcaaatatatgcatttatgagttacccaacatttaaaaatatatctgcaTTTTTAGCCTTTGtatgtcatctgctggctttcatattcttttcataaactttaactttttacttaattttaacTTTAACAAGAAATTGTGTGTATCTGTGAtgttaaaagacaaaatatattattatacagtcctatacatatattgtatgcatttctgagtttctaaaccttttctgtgtcatctgctggccttcttGTGTGGTCTACGGCATTGGCAAACTCCCCCCCAAATTTCCATTCAGATTTTTATGCCAATCATATCTTATGTCAATATGTTACATTGATATATTGAAACCTCAGTGGGAAAAATTTTATACTTGATTTGAATTTATGACCTACTTTAATTGAAGAGTTGCTGAAGGACTTCTAAAGATTAAGTTCcctaaatttctaaaaaaaaaaaaaagagaagatattaGGAAATTGAATCTATAAAGACCAGTGACACttataatttttcaataaaattgaaaaagttgAAATATTGAAAGTTGGCAATTTCATAAGTAATGTTTTGCTAGTGTCATAGAGCAgcagatatatacatattaattaaatacaaaattgttTTGGAGGGAGGATACTAGTTGttagagaaattgggaaagattTTATGTAGATTATTGTTCTTAATCTACATATTAAAGGAGAAAGTGACTTTATGCTGTAGCTGTGAGGAGGGAGTGCACTCCAGGTATTTCAAATGGTTAGTGAAAAAATGTGGGAAGTGGGAGATCAGAATGTTGAGTTTGAGAAGCAGACAAAAGATTTGTCTGCTCAGAATGAAAAATACAGGATGGTAGTAAAATTCAGTgatgatacaaaaataaattttggtaAGATTGTGCaaaactttaaaagccaaattcaGAAATTAATATTGTTTACAATTTTATAAGAAATAGGAAGATACTGACATTAAGTAGAGTCAAATTGTTCGAATCTATGTttatgaaaaactttttttttttttttgcaaatgtgtAGTAGGATGAAACGGAATAGAATGACATTTGAGGTAAGGAAAAAAGTaggaagtttttaaaataatctaggCAATAACAGATGAGAGCCTGAATTAAGGTTTtagctgtgtgagtagagagaaaggatCAGAATCAACAGCTATTGTATAGGGCAGGTGATTGATATTGTTATGGATATTGCTAGATATTGATATGGCAACATGTGGCAACAAATTAAATTTATTGGGTGATAAAGGGCAAAGACTCAGAGTTAATGCATGGGTTAAAATCTTGGGAGAATGAAAAGATGAAGATATGAAAAGATatttgacagaaataggaaattttggaagagagaacaatttaggggaaaagataatgaatgagttcagttttaagtATATTAAGATATCTTTAGAATATCCAATTTGAAATGTTTAATAGAAATTTGACAATGTGGATCTGAAGCTCAGGAAAGAGAATGGATTTAAATATATAGATGTGCAGTCATcttcattaatattaattaataccCTTAGTGATGATGAGGTAACCAAGAGAGCATATGCAAaagagggaataaagaagggcCAAATCAATGTGTATCAATGGTCAGACTGTGGAAGATGTTTGTTAAATATAAAGAACCATTTTCTAACCCTTAGAGTTGCCCATAAATAGAAAGTCTTGCTGGTGTGATAGTGTACTGTTTACATTGGATGTGTTCAATAACCCCTTTTGAGAGCACCATTTAATGTTTGGGtaggaaattaaattttaaagatcCCCTCTAATAGTGGATTTTATGATTCTTTAGGTTAAAGTCATCTACTCAATATctcattattcttttaaaaaaaacatgagtGACACCAACAAGACCTGGGTGACAGAATTCTTCTTTCTAGGACTTTCTGATGATCTTCAAATTCAGCAACTTCTCTTCATACTCTTCCTGATAGTCTACTTGGTTACTGTGCTTGGAAACCTGCTTCTCATCTCCCTGGTTCTGATTGACTCACAACTCCATACATCCATGTACTTTTTCCTTTGCAACTTGTCTTTGGCTGACCTGTGCTTTTCTACTTGTATTGTTCCCCAAGTTCTTGCCCATATGTTATCCAAAAGAAAAGTTATTTCCTTCACAGGCTGTGCAGCTCAgcttcttttctccatctttttagGAGGCACAGAGTGTGCTCTGTTAGCTGTGATGTCCTATGACAGGTACTTGGCAATCTGTGACCCCATGCACTACCCTATCATCATGACATCGAGGTTATGTGGCCACTTGGCCTTGGGTTGCTGGGTCAGTGGTATTCTAGTGGCTTTGGTTGACACCACATTCACATTGCGACTCCCTTACCAAGGAGATAATAGAATTGCTCATTTCTTTTGTGAGTCCCCAGCCCTCTTAGCCTTGGCTTCTGCAGACACCCACAGCTCAAAGATGGCCATTTTCTTAATGGGTTCTGTGATTCTTCTTGCACCTGTGTCTCTGATTCTGGCATCCTATGGCTCCATTATAGTGACTGTGATCAAGATGAAGACAACCTCAGGGAGACGTAAAGCATTCTCTACTTGTGGCTCCCACCTCCTTGTAGTCATTGTTTTTTATGGGTCAGCTATCATTAACTATGTGACACTTAAACCCTCAAAAGAGCAGGCAAAAGTGGCGTCTGTATTTTATGCTGTGATAAACCCCATGCTTAATCCCCTCATTTACAGCCTGAGGAATAAGGATGTGAATAAGGCACTTAGGAAAGTAGTCAAAAAAAGGAAACTCTTCATATCCTGATTGTGTCACTGTCATTGAGTATAGCACTGTTTCTTCACTCCAGAGACTGCTATAGAACTCCCAATCCTATTAAAAAATTGCCTTTCCATTATTCTTAGCATATATGAATACATGTTTATATTGCTTTATAGTGATATCTAGAATGTTTATGTGTTGTATACCAATAATATGTCTCAGGCATAGAGAGAGGTGTGATATGATACATCTATCACTCTGAAGAGCTAGATGAGAACACTACTAATATGGAGGATTTTAGAAAAACAGTTTTAGTAATGTGGACGTAGCATAAGAGACAGTTCTGCTCTAGACTTTGGGAAATAGACTCAGGCATGGTATAATGTTTCTTGGGAACAAAAGGAGGAGTAGAAAGAGGAGATGGAAAAGATagtagagaaatgggaaaaataggatggaggcAAATACAtatttagtaatcataactgtgaatgtaaatggcaTGAATTTCCCTATAAAATGTAAACAGATAGCAAAGTGAATTAAAAACTGGAATCTTACAATATGATGCTTGCAAGAAACATTTGAAGCAAAGGGAAACATATAGAGTAAAGGAAAGGGGctaggatggatttgaatatgcttcagctgaactttttaaaaaagaagggatagcaatcatgatcttagacaaagtaaaatcaaaaataaatttaattaaaagaggtAAATGAGAATACTACATCATGATacgaggattttttaaaaatccctaaaGAATGGGTGTGTCAAAGAATTAATAACAGGGGCAATCAATGGTTTCAATAAAGAGAATGatgatattatacaatataagAAAATGTATGGGCACAGTCAATGCAGTAATTAGCGAGAAATGTGTATCTCTAAACTCTTACAACAATAGAATAGAGAAAGCACAGATAGCAAAATAACCATTTCTCTTTTAACTGGTAATATAGTTCTTCACATAAAGGGGAAGCACCTTAAAGGTAACATACCTTAGAGAAAGCAATTAATACAAGGTAGTTAGTGAGGGAGAGCACTAAAAGTTGGAAGGGGATGGTATAAAAAaaactcatatataaaatagtaCTTGAGCTATATCTTGAAGAAAAAGAGCAAAGTCAGACCTGGATACCAACATGGTAACAGCAAATACCATGGCATGAAGATATGAAAATAGAATGCTATATGTGAAGCACAGAAAGAAAGCCAGTTCAAATGGATTGTGGAGTCAGGTAAAACAAGGCTGAAAAAATTATTTGCCACCATTTTTCTGCATAGTGCTTACTCCTATATGGAGACTAATTAAATACAGCCCGGGGAACAGAAGGATAAAGAATGAATGCCACCAGATCCTGTGAAAGTTCATCAACTTCTTGTGAAGGGAAGTGGGTGGTAGGTAGTACCCACATAAGATCAAGATACATTACTCAATATGaacatataatttttctttattttttataatatttcatttctctaattacatataaaaataacattttaacatgaatctttaaaaacattttgaattccaaattccctcaCCCTCTTAGACCTATTCCTTCCATGAGATCAGAATCAatttgatacagattttacatgtgtaattatgtaaaatatttccccctattagtcattttatggaagggagaaagagaagaagaaggagaagaagaaggaggaagaggaggaaagaaagaaagaaatgaaggaaggaatgaaggaaggaaggaaagaaggaaggaaggaaggaaggaaggaaggaaggaaggaaggaaggaaggaaggaaggaaggaaggaaggaaggaaggaaggaaggaaagaaggaaggaaggaaggaaggaaggaaggaaggaaggaaggaaggaaggaaggaaggaaggaaggaaggaaggaaggaaggaaggaaggaaggaaggaaggaaggaaggaaggaaaagaaaatgttttgttctgcattcagacaccatcagttctttctctgaaaccatatgacaattttcatcataagtctctgggattgtctcaAATTGCTGTAATCTTAAGAATAGCGGGGCCATTcattgttaataaaaaaaaattgctattacagtgtacaatgttgttccaattctgttcacttcactttgcatcaattgatgtatatcttcccaggttttttctgTTATAGCTCATCATTTGTTAAAGCACAACAatgttccattataatcatataacacaacttgttcagtcattcctcaaaagATAGAAAtcctcaaaaattaattggaaactaaataatcttattttaaagaatgttggccaaagaacaaatcatagaaataatcagtaATTTCATTATAAAACATAACAATGAggcaaatattaaaatgtataagatacagccaaagtagtacttagggaaaattattttttcatttataaatgcttatataaataaattaaagaaagaatagatcagtgaattgggcatacaattaaaaagtaaaaaatctccaagaattgatgcagagtgaaatgagcaaaatgaggataacactgtacacagagactgatacactgtggcacattCAAATGtagtagacttttctactaatagcaatgcaatgatccagaacaatccagaggaacttatgagaaagaacactatcaatatccagagaaagaactgtgtgaatagaaatgcagaagcaaaacatatgattgattacgtggtttgatggggatatgattggggttttgatgttaaaagatcactctattgcaaatatgaataatatgaaaataggttttgaacaatgatacctgtataacccactggaattgctgGTCAACTCTGAGAAcgggaagggaagaaggatggtaaatcatgaatcatgtaaccatgaaaaaatattctatataaataaataatctataaaaagtttagaaaaagaggaaattttaaaaatcacccaTTGGAgaacagctggatggctcagtgtattgagagccagatctagagttgggaggtcctaggttcaaatatggcttcagatacttcctagatgtatgactctCAGCAAActacttgatccccattgcctattccttactactcttcttcctgggaaccaatacacaatactgattctaaaacagaagttaagggttttgaaaaataataatacatttcccattaaataccaaattggaaatcttaaaaattaacaGTGAAGCtaaaaaaatttgaagtcagaaaaccaTTGAGCTGATAAATAAAGCCTAATTCTggtttttctgaagaaaaaaataataaaacataaaaatcattggttaatttgattttaaaaacataGTCAAATTATCAGCATCAGAAATGAAAAGTATAAATCCACCAcccaaaaagagaaaagtaaagcaattattagcaattattttacttaattacatgccaataaatttaataatctaagtgaaatgaatgactatttacaaaaatataaactgctcagGTTAACAGAAGAGATTATAGAATAATTAAATAGCTCtatcttggaaaaagaaattgaacaagtcatcaatgaactcccaagaaaaaatccccagggccagatggattcaccagtaaattttaccaaacatttataaaacaatCCATATATTTCATAaaccatttgtaaaaaaaaaaaggcaaaggagttctacaaaatgatttttatgacacaaatatggtgtaaCTATCTAAATCAAAAGAGCAAAACCAGgcaattttctaaagaaaaaaatatgagtatcAGTAATCATAGAGAAAAAATGCTTCAACTTACTAATAATgagatacaaatttaaaaaattcttaaattgttaaatCATTTTGTCAAAGagtataagaaaggaaaatgacaattaatAGAGGAGACATATGAAGACAAACATTATTGGTGGATTTGTGAAGTAGTTGAAATATTCTGCAGAACTAATTGCAACTCCACCCAAAAAACTTACCAAGCTCTGCAAAActtttgatccatcaatactactactaggtatatattttaaaagattcttcACAAAtataggagagggagaagagctgatgtgataaaaagcaaaacatttgtgtggagagaaagagtgaaaggtgAAAAGGCAGGATTGAAATgggaaatcaagatggaggggaataaacatattgtaatcataactgtggatagtggatagcagagtggattaaaaatcagaatcataCCATATGTTGTTACGTATAGAGAATAAAGATAAGAGGCTGGCATAGAATGTATTGGGCTTTAACTGAAACAAAAAAAGCGGGAATCgccatcatgatctcagataaagctaaagtaaaaataaatttagttaaaagagataaggaaggcaattacatcttcataaaatgtaatatagACAATGAATAAATATCACTACTTAAGATATATGTGccaaatggtatagaatccagatttttaaaggggaAACAAAAGGAGCTtatggaggaaatagagagtaaaactatacaagtgggggacctcaacattcccctatcagaaatagaaaaatctaaccaatcaataaataacaaataagtaaaagaagtgaatgaaattttagaaaatttagactTAATAACTATCTGGAGAACattaaatagggataaatataaatatgcttTCTTTTCAGGAGCATGTATGGCACATATATAAAGACTGacaatgtactagggcataaaaactttacgaccaaatacagaaaagcagatataataaatacatcttttttcaaatcataatgcaataaaattataatcaatatggtttcatggaaaggcaaactaaaaattatttggaaactaaatgATCTAATTCTTCCAAATGGgtggatcaaataaaaaatcatagaaataatcactaatttcattaaagagaaaaacaataaggagacaacatatcactcttcatgggatacagccaaagcagtaattaggaagaaatttatatccctgaatggtTATATCAATAAAAGATACCTCCAACagttaaaattcaataaaatataaaaacaacaaatttcattaagtgtttattatgatGCCAAGAAATCTGATAcacattggggatacaaagaaagggaagaaagtccCCGCTCATTAATGAAATATTGTAGTCTAACTGGGGTACAGAATGAAAATGCATATGTAAAGATCAAATTCAGGATTAAGTCAAGaaaatttcagaggaaaaagtATGAAGAATAACTGAtgatcaggaaaggttttttttgaAGAAGTTAATACTACAACTGAGATTtcaaggaaaccagggaagctagAGGATATAGACCAGGAAGGAGAGAGTAATGGAGATGAGCAAGGTAGAATAGTCAgtgaaaaagcaaagaaacagGTGGTGGAACTTCTGGAGTAAGGAATAGTAAGGAAGGTAGTGTTAGtggattttagaatatatagaggGGAATAAGATTTAAGAAACCTGAAAAGTAGATAGGGGCCAGGTTGTGTGAGGATTTAAAATCCaagtaagattttatatttgattctagaattAATAGGGATCTAATGGATTTTATCGAATGATGGAGGGATAAGGAGTGGCACAATTAGgtcatgttttaggaaaattaatttagcAACTGGGTGGAAGAGGTAGAGTAGAGAGGGGATTAAGGTAGAACAAGTAGCTAAAGGGATGTTACACTAATGTAGGTGTGAAGAGATGAGGGACTTGAAGTCTATATGCAAAGGAATTGATAGTAGTACCTTTTGTTAAAtcaaagaagtagaaataaagAAGGTACTATCAACTGTGGAATGATTGGGAAATATTATGGTATATGAAGGCAATACAGTATTGTTGTATAAGGAATTATGAAATGGATTAATTCATAGAACCCTGGGAAAGTTGTGAAGTGAATAGAATCATAAGAAGAATCTATATATTCACTAAAGCAAAGgacaacaactttgaaagatttaagaatgtTATGCCTCCAAATGACTGATGGTGAAGTATGCTTTTCACCTTATTTTCAGAGAAATGATGGAATTTAGATATAGAACGAAACATATATTACCAATATACtacaaatttgttttgcttgtttctatttgttataagggagagGTTTTATTTGACCACAAAGGAGTGTTATGGTAATAATtatagggagaaagaaagaaatgagaaaataaggaagaaataaaagcaatagacacagaaaatatgggagacagagaagaaattCAATTTGGCCTTGTAGATATACATTTGAATTATCTACACTAAAATATCTTACTTGCTACCATtggaaaacaactctgaaaagaAATATGCAGCTCTAGATATTTCTTAATTAGTAGTAAAATCTCCAGAGCCAATTGCATACTTCGGGGACCATTCCATAAGGCGGCCCATTTTAATTCAGATGTCTTCATAGAATCAACTCTTATTTTAAAGGGAAGTTCCTTGAATTTGCTGGTAAGAAGGATTAATTTAAATCAATTTTCCACTCTTTCTCTTCTGCTCCAATTCCTGTTCCTGTCCCTGTTCAAGGTTTGAAAAGAGCTCTTCATTTCCATACTAGGTACCATCTTCCCTATTCCTGTTAACTACTTCTCATACACTTACTTTATGTTCCCCATGGAGAATTTTCTGGTGGTAAGGCACTTTCCTAGTTTTTTCTGACTTCACTGtaagaaagaggagagattaaagataaaCCAGGAGAAAAAGACTAATTCGGCCATTTAATTTGCCATATATAAAGGGGAATTTTTATTCAGCCTCTCTTTGACTTTATCTTTTGGTTACACATCCCCTATCTACAGAGTCTGATCTCCTGGTTTTCTCCCTTTGGTAGTAGATCTATTAAAAATGATTTCCATACATGGGCTTCTAATTACCAATACATATTCCTGATATACTAGTGAAGTTTGAACCTTGAGTTATACCTTGTATCATACAGATGCTGTTTATGGAGAATTATCTCTACTTTTATCCATTCTATATAGAGAATTATCCACATCTTTACTCaacagatgtaaaaaaaaaaaagtatattaccAACATTTGGGAGCACATAGAATCTAGTCAGAATACTGCACTAAATGTGGAGAGTTAAGCTATTTCTCAGTTTCTACCCCAACCTTTCACTAATGTACTAACAGTGTACTTAACAGGATTTGTCTTTCAACTTTTGGGCTTTATCTGactatagtagtggtagtctctcggtgaccaagaatgacaattgtctttgtgcattatcatctattgaagtaccctcatgtggctttgaagtccaaagactgaggcgcaaagtttgtggcatatagggcatgggacgccagttgttacgggaggtgcggttgtggcctagAGTCGGCGTTCACGctcagcggcaagatgtcgacatcgttcatcttcaaaggtggtggcggcatggttaatgtgggatcgccagctgcttctgacagaggcagcgagttctagttgatttggtgtaatgccagcccacttcaagtctgactttagctgatccttgtatcttttcttcggtcggccttgtttcctgagtccagctgacagttcaccatagaatacctgtcttggtattcgctgtggatccatgcagatgacgtgtccagaccatcgtagctgggttttgcggaccattacttcgatgctggtggagttggctctgtcaaggacttcctggttggtgatacgatcctgccattggatcctcatgattgactggagagagcattggtggaattgctccacctgtttcatgtgcttccggtacagtgtccatgtctcgcaaccatataGGAGCAAGCTGaagaccactgcgttatacactttgagcttcgttgcagtgcttacacctctgtgttggagggctttggagcgcagccacctgagtgccttgctggccttttggatcctggcattaatctcgtggtctagggacccgttattgacgatggtgctgcccaggtacttgaaagtattgacattagaaagctgcgtgccatcgattatAATGTACGGCTGGTTAGttctccctggtgcaggttggaacagcacctctgttttgctgaggctgatagtcaggccaaacagttttgttgcagtggagaacctgtccacaatgctttggagatgattttcttggtgggccatgagagcacagtcatctgcaaagagagctgccaggatgagtctctctgttgtctttgtttttgcagtcaggaggcgaaggtTGAATGGtaagccatccagtcggtatttgatgtagatgctcaggtctagatccatcacagcaggtcataatacttgggtgaaaaataggttgaatagtactagagtgaggacacagccttgtttcacgccattggagatgttgaagtgattggaagtctctccaccagataggacttcccctgtcatgtcaacatgaaagagctggatcaatttgatgaattttgctgggcaactgagcttgctaaggaacacccacaatgcatccctgttcactgtgtcgaacacgcTTGTCAGTTCTATTAAGACAATGcagagactcaggttctgttcaaggcatttttcctgcatttgcctcactgtgaaaaCCATGTctatggtgctacgatctggtcagaagccgctctgaaacagatgacaggagtctgttgagtataacacgggcgaggatgctctgtgcatcgacttttccacttaaatctctttcacgcacaagtatctttgtgcacactcatctatcctaaccccgtccaccctcttcaagacctgcggcgatgggggagtggtgacgcaacaggtggaggtgaccattggcagttgtagtcacaatcctgcatgtaggcggcccacgaaccagtggtcgctcggccctgtgggcagcagggacgtttggcagcatcctgggcgactgaacagccctctctaggacagcactgctcaccctaatcaagggaggggactagaaaaggtgtcccaaacattgcctgccctacaaacacccggtcagcacactgcggctggtgggtcatcccctttaagcggttaaaatcaaaagaaacaaaatacaaagaaactcctactaggagcatggaacatcaggacattacttgacagagagaataccccaagacctgagagaagaacagctctaatcagtaaagaactggcgagatataacattgacatcgcagcattaagcgaaacacgcttaccagaagagggatcactcagcaaacccaccactggatacaccttcttctagAAAGGtggagcctcaaatgaagacagaatccatggtgttggcctggccatcaagaccagtttgctccaacagctgccagacttgcccgTGGGCATCAGAGAGAGGCTcgtgaagatccgtttgcctctcagcaaagaccagtatgccacaatcatcagtgcatatgccccaacactgaccagcacagaggagaccatcgagcagttctactctg encodes:
- the LOC100010506 gene encoding olfactory receptor 2D2-like, with the protein product MSDTNKTWVTEFFFLGLSDDLQIQQLLFILFLIVYLVTVLGNLLLISLVLIDSQLHTSMYFFLCNLSLADLCFSTCIVPQVLAHMLSKRKVISFTGCAAQLLFSIFLGGTECALLAVMSYDRYLAICDPMHYPIIMTSRLCGHLALGCWVSGILVALVDTTFTLRLPYQGDNRIAHFFCESPALLALASADTHSSKMAIFLMGSVILLAPVSLILASYGSIIVTVIKMKTTSGRRKAFSTCGSHLLVVIVFYGSAIINYVTLKPSKEQAKVASVFYAVINPMLNPLIYSLRNKDVNKALRKVVKKRKLFIS